The Candidatus Acidiferrales bacterium genomic interval TGGCTTTGACGTCGTCAATAATGACTTCAGTTGAGGACCCGAAGGGCCTGCCCTCGTGATAAAGGAAGCCGCTGCTCAAACCATTGAAACTTGTGTAATCAATTCCGTAGATGAGGTCAATTCCGCTCGCGTCAAAAACCAAAAGCACCGGGGCTACGCCCGCCACCCCGGGCGCGCCCAGCAAACTCTTGCCGCTCTGTTCGGGCATGAGGGCGTTCGAGAGAGCAAAGAAGATCGAGGCATTCGGGGGCTGGACCAACAAATCGGCACCAATCCCTTCCACCCTCTTTCCCCACTCGCTGAGAATGCCTGAGGTAAGGCCTATTACGAAGAGAACGAGAAAGACCTGAAGGGCTACGGCAAAGACGCTGAGGAGAGTGCGGATAGGACGGGACCAAATGTTGGCCCAAATGAGCGAGCTGACGGTGGAGCGGAATCGGGCAGGTGTAGCCATGCAAGCAGAATGCTTTGCCGCCGAAAGAGGTAGTCTAGCATTGCCTCCGTAAGCCGTCAAAATGCCTTCCGGATGTCGCTGATGGCCGAGGGTCGCTTGCTAAACCCAAAGGCAGTTCCATATAGTGGCGGGCGATGCCAAGGGACAGCCAGGCCATTTTGGTCACAGGAATTTCGGGCAATCTCGGCCAAAGGCTAGCGCCCTTGTTGGCCGATTATCGCGTGCTAGGCATTGACCTGTTGCCGCCGCGCCGAGGACTGGCCAATCTTTGCTTTGAGTCACTCAATCTCGGGGAGCGAGAGGCTGAGAAAAGGCTGACCCTCCTGCTACAACGATATGAGGTCGAAATTGTTATCCATCTGGCATTTGTGTTTGATCCGGTCAAGACCGGTGTGACGCAGGTGGACAAGATGTGGGCAATCAATGTACAGGGCACGCGGCGGCTGCTGGAGGCCGTTGCCGGGGTGAATCAGCGGAGTTGCCAGGTGAAACTTTTTGTCTTCCCTTCCAGCGTTTCTGCCTACGGTCCCGACCTTCCCGGTCAAGTGACGGAAGATGCGGCCCTGGAAGCCCATAGCCTCCCGTATGCAGTGCACAAAATGGAAGCGGATAGAATCTGCCAGGAATCTCATGGGAGGCTAAACGGTTGCGCCATGTGCATTCTGCGACCCCATATCTATGCCGGCCGGACGATGGACAATTTTATCCTGAGCGCCCTTCAGGGACGGCCCAGCGGCGAAGGATGGCTTGGCCGCTGGATGCGCCGGCGAAAGCTGTCTTTGCCTTTACTTTTGCCGTCGGGGGCAAGTGACAAAGCGCAGTACCAATACGTCCACGTAGATGATATGGCCAGGCTACTGCGATGGTTCTGCGAACATTATCGTCCCGGGGAATTGGAGATTCTCAACGTGGCCGGCGAAGGCCCTCCCGTGACGCTCCGACAGTGCCTTAGGATCGCCCCGGCGCGTCCAGTTTTCCTGCCCTGGAAAAGCGTAGTCCGGTTTATGCTAAATGTACTTTGGAACCTTGGAATTTCCGCTGTCCCACCGGCGAGCCTTCCTTACTTCCTTGGGTCCTACACCATGAATACAGAGCGACTGAGAGAGAGACTGGGAGCGGACTACTCGAAAATTATGCGATTCGCAAGCGAAGCGGCGCTGCGCGATTCTTTTCAATAGGGATAGCTGCGATGCCGCAACGGAAATGATTTTGCGGCCGGGTTTCCACAGGCATGTTGAAAAGTTTGTGGAAAAGGAAATTTTTTTGGGTCTAAGGCTCTTGCTGGCTGGAACTTTCACCAGTTTGCACAATTGTTGAGCAATATTTTGTTTTGGGTTTGGCGGGGATTTTGCGCGGGCGCGTCGTTAAGCCAAGGCGGGGGACTTACCACGGCCCCAGCGCAGGTAGAGGGAGAACGCTGTTCGGCTAGTACCACTTCTTGGGGCGTTGCAAAAGAATCTCGACTGTAACCTCGTCGTTTTCGATTTCATAGACCTTACCGAACGGCTTCCAGCCATCTGCGACCACTTGGATCAAGATTTTTCCCTTCGGAACCTCGCGGACGGCGGCAACCCCCTCATGGTTGGTCTTGACTCCGTACTTATACTTCTTCTTGCCGACAAGGAAGCGGCCCTGCCGGTACTCGACATAGACGCTGGCGTTCTTGACAGGAACAGTTGCTTCGCCGCCGCGAACCTGGATCTTGAGGTCGGTGGTCTCCTTGGCCACAGGCTTGTCAGCCATGGACTGTGCCGAACTGAAAGTGCAAAAGGGAAAGGCGAGGGCCCAAAGCAAGAAGCAAACTCTAAAGACCATCGTGCTCGGGTTCCCGGCGGTGGGCCGAAAAGGCCGGGCGGGAGCCGCTAAGCTTCGGGACGGCGGGATTGGCTGGCCTCCCGCGGTGCGGGACGGGGCAAACAAGCAACTTAGCCCAACCGAGTGGCTGCGGCCACTTTGAATCTCAGGCTCTTTCAGTTTGCGGGTGGTGTCCACGGCGCTTATTGGCATCCGATTCCCCCTGAGAAAGATGCAGTCAGGTCGCACCAGGTTGGTCATCGAGCGATTCCACTCCCGCCAGGGTTTCCATGATAACTCATTCCTTCCTCGTTTCAACTGGTTAGAAGGAGACCCTGAGAAGAACGAGAAGCCGTTTGGGAGCTTGGTTGCCAGCAACCTGAGCCGGGGAACCCAGGAAGTCTTGCCTGGACCCTCAGGATGCCTGTAGAACCTCCTCCGGAGTCATTCGACTTGATCGGAACAGTCCTGTAGGATGGTTCGCCGGGGCCGTGAATGGGGACGCAAGAAAGAGGCGGGAAGTGCTGCCGAATCATAAGCGGTTGCTGGAGAATGCCAGCGGCAGGATCTGCTGGGTTGAACACAAGATGAAGCAAACAACCTAGTTCTGTCCCGATGGCCCGACAACCGGCGAGCGGGAGGAGTCCCGCGGCTCGTCGAGAGAGGCCTTTTTGAGCGCTCTCATAAAGATTCGGTCAATCGTCCGGGTCATCTGGTCGGCGTAAAGGAGAGCCATTATGGGTTTTGCGACGAAAGCGATCCACGTTGGTCAAGAGCCCGACCCCGCCACGGGGGCAATTATTGTTCCGATTTACCAGACTTCGACTTACGTTCAGGAAGCCCTTGGAAAGCACAAGGGATACGAATACGCGCGTACCCAGAATCCAACGCGTTCGGCCCTCGAAAAGAATTTGGCGGCGCTGGAAGGAGGGGTGGGAGGTATCGCGTTTGGCTCCGGGATGGCAGCCATCAACGCAGTGTTTTCACTTCTGAAGGCGGGAGACCACATCATCGTTTCATTTCCGGTGTACGGGGGCGTTTATCGGCTGCTGCGTCAAGTCCTTTGCAGGTTTGGACTTGAAGCCGATTTTGTGGATACATCCTCCATGGAAGCGATCCGCAAGGCGGCACGACCTCAAACGCAAATGCTTTATGTGGAAACGCCGACGAATCCGGTGATGACGCTGACCGACCTTGAGGCATCGAGCGAAATCGCCAAACAAAACGGCTGGATGCTGGTAGTTGACAATACATTTATGAGTCCTTACCTCCAGCGGCCCTTTGAGTTCGGGGCCGAGCTCATCGTGCATTCCACAACAAAGTTTTTAAACGGACACAGTGACAGCGTGGGAGGGGCGGTGATTGCGAACTCGGCCGAACTCGTCGAGCGGCTCCGCTTTTTGCAGAACGCGGCGGGGGCGATCCTCTCGCCCTTCGATGCGTGGCTAGTCCTGCGCGGCGTAAAAACGCTTGCCCTCCGGATGGACCAGCACAACAAGAACGGAATGGCGGTGGCTGACCACCTGATCAAACACCCGAAGGTGAAGAAGGTGAACTACCCCGGTCTGGCCTCCCATCCCCAACATCGACTTGCCAGGAGGCAGATGAAAGGTTTCGGGGCAATGATCTCCTTTGACCTTGGGTCCCTGGAGGCAGCGCGACAGGTTCTCAACCACGTCCGGCTGTGTTCGCTGGCAGAGAGTCTCGGTGGGGTAGAAACGCTCATCAGCCACCCAGCAACCATGACGCATGCCTCGATGCCGGCAGAAGATCGCCAGCGGATCGGTATAACGGACGGGCTGGTTCGGATCTCGGTAGGAATTGAGGACGTTGAGGATATCATTGCCGACCTGGACCAAGCTCTAAAGTATGTTTAGGGACTGGCCTCAAGCGAGCTGCCACAGGTCACGTAAACGACACCTTTATCCGTCATGAGTCCTCCCCAAGATTGCCAGCCCTTTCGCGCCCGCATAGAATAGCGCGAGATGTCGGCTTCGGCGATCCACTTCGGTACCTCAGGCTGGCGCGGAATCATCGCCGATGACTTTACGTTTTCGCAGGTTCGCCGGGCCGTGGCCGCCATCGCAAAATTCCTGAAAATAGAGAAAAGCGAGTCCCGTGGCGTTGTGGTCGGCCATGACACGCGCTTTTTCTCGGAGGAGTTTGCGAGAGAGGCCGGGAGGGTCCTGCAAAGCCATTCAATTCCCTCCTATCGCTGCGCCTCGGCTGCGCCGACGCCAGCGATTGCTTTTGAGATTGTTCGACGGGCAGCCGCGGGAGGGATAAATTTCACGGCAAGCCACAATCCTGCCGCTTACAACGGATTAAAATTTTCAGGCGCCAATGGGGCCCCGGCGTTGCCAGAGGTAACGCGGGAGATTGAGAAAATCGCAGCAGCGATCACGGAAGAGGATTCTTATGGGCGGGGCGCGGCCATTTCAGAAAGCATGGAGGTGCGAGACGGCTACCTGGACGACCTGGCGACGAAAATCGATTTACGTGCCATTGCTGCGGCCAATTTACACTTTGTTTTCGATCCACTTTTTGGATGCGGCTCGGGCTATCTTGATCATTTGCTGAAACAACACGGAGTCAAGGTGGAGACTGTCCATGCCCAGCGGGACACCCTGTTTGGGGGGCATACGCCGGATCCCTCTGAGGAACGCCTGGCGGAGACGGGAGCGAGAGTGGCGGCGAGCGGCGCTGCACTCGGGCTGGCAACCGACGGTGATGCGGACAGATTTGGTATTCTCGACCGTGACGGACATTTCGTCTCACCCAATCACCTGATCGGGTTGCTGGCTGATTATCTCCACGAGACACGCGGCTGGCGGGAGGGATTGGCGCGGAGCGTCGCTACGACCCATCTGGTGGACGCGGTGGGGCAGCACCACGGATTGCCCGTCTATGAAACCGCGGTGGGGTTCAAGTACATGGGGGAACTCCTGATGTCCGGAAAGATCTTTCTTGGCGGAGAGGAGAGCGCAGGGCTGACGATTCGCGGGCACGTGCCAGAAAAGGACGGAATCCTGGCATGCTTGCTGGCGGCTGAGATGGTTGCCAAAAGAGGCGCGTCGCTCGGCGAGCAACTCGATTCCCTTTTCCGCAAGGTGGGATCGTACTATCCGCGAAGAATCAACTTGCCGCTAACTGCGAAGATTCAGGATAGGCTCAAGGAGGACTTGAAGCGCGATTTTGCCACCTTGGGGGGAAGAAAGGTTGCCAGAGCGGACCGAACCGACGGCCTCAAACTCCTTTTTGAAGACGACACCTGGATTCTGCTGCGTGTATCAGGGACGGAGCCGGTGTGCCGAATCTATTGCGAGGGTCACAGTCAAGCTGAGAGCGATGCCCTGACGGAGATCGCAAAAACATTTGTCACCGGATAGACAAGATGGCCGAGCGAAAAAAGGTTCCGCAGTGGGTTGTTTGGCTGCTGGCGCTGTCACTGCTGGCCCTAGTAGCGCACGATCTGTTTGGCGAACATGGCTACCTCGCCATGCGGCGCAGTCGCCAAGAGTTAGAGGAACGCCGGCAAGAACTGCAAACGCTGATCGAGCAGAACAAGAAGCTGGCGGAAGAGGTGAAAGCCCTGAAAAGCGATCCGAGGATGATCGAGAAAGTAGCTCGAGAGCAACTGAAACTCGCGCGCCCGGGCGAAGTCATCTACACCCTGCCAGAATCGCCGAAGCCTGGCGTCGCACCGGAAACCCAGGGGCCGAAGAAAAGGAGTCCGTAAGGGCGGAGGGTGCGAACGCCTACTGGCCCCGATGCTATCGGGGCTGGCCTGCCGCCGTCTCTCGCACAAAACGACTTCGAAACCAACCGA includes:
- a CDS encoding NAD-dependent epimerase/dehydratase family protein translates to MPRDSQAILVTGISGNLGQRLAPLLADYRVLGIDLLPPRRGLANLCFESLNLGEREAEKRLTLLLQRYEVEIVIHLAFVFDPVKTGVTQVDKMWAINVQGTRRLLEAVAGVNQRSCQVKLFVFPSSVSAYGPDLPGQVTEDAALEAHSLPYAVHKMEADRICQESHGRLNGCAMCILRPHIYAGRTMDNFILSALQGRPSGEGWLGRWMRRRKLSLPLLLPSGASDKAQYQYVHVDDMARLLRWFCEHYRPGELEILNVAGEGPPVTLRQCLRIAPARPVFLPWKSVVRFMLNVLWNLGISAVPPASLPYFLGSYTMNTERLRERLGADYSKIMRFASEAALRDSFQ
- a CDS encoding PLP-dependent aspartate aminotransferase family protein; protein product: MGFATKAIHVGQEPDPATGAIIVPIYQTSTYVQEALGKHKGYEYARTQNPTRSALEKNLAALEGGVGGIAFGSGMAAINAVFSLLKAGDHIIVSFPVYGGVYRLLRQVLCRFGLEADFVDTSSMEAIRKAARPQTQMLYVETPTNPVMTLTDLEASSEIAKQNGWMLVVDNTFMSPYLQRPFEFGAELIVHSTTKFLNGHSDSVGGAVIANSAELVERLRFLQNAAGAILSPFDAWLVLRGVKTLALRMDQHNKNGMAVADHLIKHPKVKKVNYPGLASHPQHRLARRQMKGFGAMISFDLGSLEAARQVLNHVRLCSLAESLGGVETLISHPATMTHASMPAEDRQRIGITDGLVRISVGIEDVEDIIADLDQALKYV
- a CDS encoding septum formation initiator family protein, yielding MAERKKVPQWVVWLLALSLLALVAHDLFGEHGYLAMRRSRQELEERRQELQTLIEQNKKLAEEVKALKSDPRMIEKVAREQLKLARPGEVIYTLPESPKPGVAPETQGPKKRSP